In the Bacillota bacterium genome, CATACGATCTTGCGATCTTGGGCGTGGCTTTGCAGCGGCTTCAAGAAAAAGAGCCGGGTTCGCCGGCTCTTTTAGTCATCCTTACCGATCGCGAAGCTTTTTCCTCAGTGACCGCCGCCGCCGACGACACCTGCCGCAGCCAGCGAGAGAACAATTATTTCTGCAATCAGCAGAAGCGCGTAAATGTTGTCTTTCTTACGTATGTACGCCGGTAACAGCACCAGGTAACCAAGGATTGTCAAGAGCGAGAGCAGGGCGATGCCGATAAAGTTCATGTAGTCGCCTTTGCCGAGGTAACTAACCCAACCCCAGCCCGTCGGCGCTCCCGTGGCGGCTACGTACTCATGGGCTTTCCCAAGCCAGAGCGACGGGATCTGTTCCGGCGGAATCAACGGTTTGACCATTCCGCTCACGTACAACAGAAAGGTTATCACTAAAAGAACTATGCCGGTAATCATTCCCACGTTGAGAATGTTGGCGTACATTACTTGTTCCGGCGCGGCCTCGGCCGGTTTCTTTTCCAATTGTGGCACTGCCATGTTATTCACCCCCCTACTGCGACAGAAGTTTGATGCCGTCGTACAAAGGCTTGGTGCCGGCAACAAACAACATAATGATAACAATCCACCGCACGGCCTTCGGCTTGGTTACCGCAAGAAGACGGACTCCCAACAGGGAGCCGAGCATGATGCCGATGACCGAAGGCACCACAATCAGGGGCAGACAGGCGCCGGAATTAAGATAAACCCAGGCGGCCGAGGTGTC is a window encoding:
- a CDS encoding sulfite exporter TauE/SafE family protein is translated as GMFGLGAGWANVPVLNLLMGAPLKISVATSKFLLSITDTSAAWVYLNSGACLPLIVVPSVIGIMLGSLLGVRLLAVTKPKAVRWIVIIMLFVAGTKPLYDGIKLLSQ
- a CDS encoding DUF1634 domain-containing protein is translated as MAVPQLEKKPAEAAPEQVMYANILNVGMITGIVLLVITFLLYVSGMVKPLIPPEQIPSLWLGKAHEYVAATGAPTGWGWVSYLGKGDYMNFIGIALLSLLTILGYLVLLPAYIRKKDNIYALLLIAEIIVLSLAAAGVVGGGGH